A stretch of Corallococcus macrosporus DNA encodes these proteins:
- a CDS encoding aldo/keto reductase, which produces MEKRVFGNTGVAVPVIGQGTWQMEEDDAEGAIRALRAGLDLGLTHLDTAELYGHGRVEETLVAKAIAGRRDEVYLVSKVMPSNATRRGTVAACERSLKRLGTDRLDCYLLHWPGSHPLEGTVEAFEELVAAGKIRSWGVSNFGVEDLEEVLALAGKGRIACNQVLYHLEERAIEHAVVPWCEAQGVAVVAYSPFGNGQFPSPTSAGGKVLASIAKAHGVTPFQVALQFLVRRPSVFAIPKASDAAHVRDNASAASLKLTQEELQRIDAAFPKGDEPDELPVI; this is translated from the coding sequence ATGGAGAAGCGCGTCTTCGGCAACACCGGGGTGGCGGTGCCCGTCATCGGACAGGGCACCTGGCAGATGGAGGAGGACGACGCGGAAGGGGCCATCCGCGCCCTGCGCGCCGGGCTGGACCTGGGGCTCACGCACCTGGACACCGCGGAGCTCTACGGCCACGGCCGCGTGGAGGAGACGCTGGTGGCCAAGGCCATCGCGGGCCGGCGCGACGAGGTGTACCTCGTCTCCAAGGTGATGCCCTCCAATGCGACGCGCCGGGGCACGGTGGCCGCCTGTGAGCGCAGCCTGAAGCGGCTGGGCACGGACCGGCTGGATTGCTACCTGCTGCACTGGCCCGGCTCGCACCCGCTGGAGGGCACGGTGGAGGCCTTCGAGGAGCTGGTGGCGGCCGGGAAGATCCGCTCCTGGGGGGTGAGCAACTTCGGGGTGGAGGACCTGGAGGAGGTGCTGGCGCTCGCGGGCAAGGGGCGCATCGCGTGCAACCAGGTGCTGTACCACCTGGAGGAGCGCGCCATCGAGCACGCGGTCGTCCCGTGGTGCGAGGCGCAGGGCGTGGCGGTGGTGGCCTACAGCCCGTTCGGCAACGGGCAGTTCCCGTCACCGACCAGCGCGGGCGGCAAGGTGCTGGCGTCCATCGCGAAGGCGCACGGCGTGACGCCCTTCCAGGTGGCGCTCCAGTTCCTCGTGCGCCGGCCGTCGGTGTTCGCCATCCCCAAGGCGAGCGACGCTGCGCACGTGCGCGACAACGCGAGCGCGGCCTCGCTGAAGCTCACGCAGGAGGAGCTCCAGCGCATCGACGCGGCCTTCCCCAAGGGCGACGAGCCGGACGAGCTGCCGGTCATCTGA